The following proteins come from a genomic window of Sphaerisporangium rubeum:
- a CDS encoding MFS transporter, translated as MFGLDLYRRFPVLAIRDFRILLADRLLAPGAVAFSTVGVSFAVLDLTGSTADLAYVLAAQIAPSLVFTLISGVFADRVPPQRVIIAANVLIAASEGALGLLVLTGKAVLWHMIVLEMLTGVGLAVFWPASQALLPRIVPDGLLQDANALSRLFMNIATMGGAAVAGLVVAAVGPGWAMTVCGVGLFGTVPLLLAIRAGGAQGVPGTGMLRELRDGWSEFVSHTWLWAIVAQFAVVLMAWYGGFQVLGPAVAKAHLGGPAAWGLITAAEAAGLIVGGLASLLFTPRRPMLFVVCIGGLMAISPLSLAMRWPLVAICGAAVVLGVMMEIMMVQWSVALARNIPQGKLARVSAYDALGSVVAMPLGALVAGPLADRVGLSATQYGAAGLMVLAAAFTLLSRDVRTMRSPETAGLTTPVPAVK; from the coding sequence ATGTTCGGCCTGGACCTGTACCGGCGTTTTCCCGTGCTCGCGATCCGTGACTTCAGGATCTTGCTGGCTGATCGGCTGCTGGCGCCGGGGGCTGTGGCGTTCTCGACGGTCGGGGTGTCGTTCGCGGTGCTCGATCTCACCGGGTCGACCGCGGATCTGGCTTATGTGCTGGCGGCGCAGATCGCGCCTTCGCTGGTGTTCACGCTGATCTCGGGGGTGTTCGCGGATCGGGTGCCGCCGCAGCGGGTGATCATCGCGGCGAACGTGCTGATCGCGGCCAGTGAGGGTGCGCTCGGGCTGCTGGTGCTGACCGGGAAGGCCGTGCTGTGGCACATGATCGTGCTGGAGATGCTGACGGGGGTGGGGCTGGCGGTGTTCTGGCCGGCCTCGCAGGCGTTGCTGCCGCGTATCGTGCCGGACGGGTTGCTGCAGGACGCCAACGCGCTCAGCAGGCTCTTCATGAACATCGCGACGATGGGTGGGGCCGCGGTGGCGGGGCTGGTGGTGGCGGCCGTGGGGCCGGGGTGGGCCATGACGGTGTGCGGGGTGGGGTTGTTCGGCACGGTTCCGCTGCTGCTGGCGATCCGCGCCGGAGGCGCGCAGGGGGTGCCGGGGACCGGCATGCTCAGGGAACTGCGGGACGGCTGGTCGGAGTTCGTGAGCCACACCTGGCTGTGGGCCATCGTGGCGCAGTTCGCGGTGGTGCTGATGGCCTGGTACGGCGGGTTCCAGGTGCTCGGGCCCGCCGTGGCCAAGGCGCATCTCGGCGGGCCTGCCGCGTGGGGGTTGATCACGGCGGCGGAGGCGGCGGGACTGATCGTCGGAGGGCTGGCCTCGTTGCTGTTCACGCCGCGGCGGCCGATGCTGTTCGTCGTGTGCATCGGCGGGCTCATGGCGATCTCGCCGCTCTCGCTGGCGATGCGCTGGCCGTTGGTGGCGATCTGCGGCGCCGCGGTGGTGCTCGGCGTCATGATGGAGATCATGATGGTGCAGTGGAGCGTGGCGCTGGCCCGCAACATCCCGCAGGGGAAGCTGGCACGGGTGTCGGCGTACGACGCGCTCGGTTCTGTCGTCGCCATGCCGCTCGGCGCGCTGGTCGCGGGGCCGCTGGCCGACCGCGTCGGGTTGTCGGCCACGCAGTACGGCGCGGCGGGGCTGATGGTGCTCGCCGCGGCGTTCACCTTGCTGTCCAGGGACGTGCGCACCATGCGTTCCCCTGAGACGGCGGGCCTCACGACCCCGGTGCCTGCCGTCAAATGA
- a CDS encoding MFS transporter encodes MFRSLRNHNYRLFVSGSVISNVGTWMQRTAQDWLVLELTHGSSAALGVTTALQFLPIGLFGLWGGVLADRYSKRHLLMAAQSLLGVLSLTLGLLTVTGHAQVWHVYVMAFLLGTVSCVEVPTRQSFVVEMVGRRDLPNAIALNSSTFNLARVVGPAVAGVLIYALGGTGPIFLLNAASFAAVIAGLSVMRKSELRTPERVARAKGQLREGLRYVWRSPELLMPILLVAFVAMFATSFTMSIAVMAKQVFGQGASSFGVASSAFAVGALGGALLAARRIRPSRRFLIGGAIAFGVFEVVAGLAPGYVSFLFLLVPAGVAMITTNTTANSTVQLAASPEMRGRVMGIYVLVFTGGAPIGAPLIGWVGELAGPRLGMVICGVMCLVGVGLAMLLTRFAAGRTQGAVVRGVVTSPGGAR; translated from the coding sequence ATGTTCCGGTCGCTGCGCAACCACAACTACCGGTTGTTCGTCTCCGGCAGCGTGATCTCCAACGTCGGCACGTGGATGCAGCGCACCGCGCAGGACTGGCTGGTGCTGGAGCTCACCCACGGCAGCTCGGCCGCGCTCGGCGTCACCACGGCGCTGCAGTTCCTCCCCATCGGCCTGTTCGGCCTGTGGGGTGGCGTGCTCGCCGACCGGTACTCCAAGCGTCACCTGCTCATGGCGGCGCAGTCGCTCCTCGGGGTGCTGTCCCTGACGCTCGGCCTGCTCACCGTCACCGGACACGCGCAGGTCTGGCACGTCTACGTGATGGCCTTCCTGCTCGGCACGGTGTCCTGTGTCGAGGTGCCGACCCGGCAGTCGTTCGTCGTCGAGATGGTGGGCCGCAGGGACCTGCCGAACGCCATCGCGCTGAACAGTTCCACCTTCAACCTCGCCAGGGTCGTCGGCCCGGCCGTCGCGGGTGTGCTGATCTACGCGCTCGGCGGCACCGGTCCGATCTTCCTGCTGAACGCCGCGTCGTTCGCCGCGGTGATCGCGGGCCTGTCGGTGATGCGCAAGTCCGAGCTGCGCACCCCCGAGCGGGTGGCCCGCGCCAAGGGCCAGCTCCGCGAGGGCCTGCGGTACGTGTGGCGCAGCCCCGAGCTGCTGATGCCGATCCTGCTGGTGGCCTTCGTCGCGATGTTCGCCACGAGTTTCACGATGAGCATCGCGGTGATGGCGAAGCAGGTGTTCGGCCAGGGTGCGTCGTCGTTCGGCGTGGCGTCGAGCGCGTTCGCGGTCGGTGCGCTCGGCGGCGCGCTGCTCGCCGCGCGGCGGATCCGGCCGAGCAGGCGTTTCCTGATCGGCGGGGCCATCGCGTTCGGCGTCTTCGAGGTCGTCGCGGGGCTGGCGCCTGGCTACGTGTCGTTCCTGTTCCTGCTGGTCCCGGCCGGTGTCGCGATGATCACCACGAACACCACGGCCAACTCCACCGTGCAGCTCGCGGCCTCACCCGAGATGCGCGGACGGGTCATGGGTATCTACGTGCTGGTGTTCACCGGCGGTGCGCCGATCGGCGCGCCGTTGATCGGCTGGGTCGGTGAGCTGGCCGGGCCCCGTCTCGGTATGGTCATCTGCGGTGTCATGTGTCTCGTCGGCGTCGGCCTGGCGATGCTGCTCACCCGGTTCGCCGCGGGAAGGACGCAGGGTGCGGTTGTTCGTGGCGTTGTCACCTCCCCCGGAGGCGCTCGCTGA
- a CDS encoding MarR family winged helix-turn-helix transcriptional regulator: MLTNPKNPRASDVRSDAGLASALRVSLARLNRRLRRQAGASSLTPTQLAALAAVERHSGITPGELAEHEKMQPPSMTRVISALEERGLLVRSPHPTDRRQVTVSVTEPGHTLLAQERRSKEAWLVHRLKELTPEERATLRAAAPILERLSQM; this comes from the coding sequence ATGCTAACGAATCCCAAGAACCCGCGCGCCTCGGACGTGCGCAGCGACGCAGGGCTGGCCTCGGCTCTGCGCGTTTCGCTGGCACGCCTGAACAGACGCCTGCGCAGGCAGGCGGGAGCAAGCTCGCTGACACCCACGCAGCTCGCGGCACTCGCGGCCGTCGAACGTCATTCCGGGATCACCCCTGGCGAGCTCGCCGAGCACGAAAAGATGCAACCTCCTTCGATGACCAGGGTGATCTCGGCCCTGGAGGAGCGGGGTCTGCTCGTACGGTCACCGCACCCGACCGACAGGCGGCAGGTGACCGTGAGCGTGACCGAACCCGGTCATACCCTGCTGGCCCAGGAGCGCCGCAGCAAGGAGGCGTGGCTCGTGCACCGGTTGAAGGAACTGACGCCGGAGGAACGAGCGACGCTACGGGCCGCGGCGCCGATCCTGGAACGGCTCTCGCAGATGTGA